In Leptospira ellinghausenii, the following proteins share a genomic window:
- a CDS encoding phosphotransferase yields the protein MHTGINETQLEFIHSRYGKNCNITPLQEEASSRRYFHISTTKHTEEVVCIDETVNEEFIVLSQFLAENGIHVPKIFEKNETVGIICMSFEGKLDYSSYNLTEYQSHFTNLIELILKLQTLNPPGFVKTRKFDTEKLSFETNLTIEKFNAFKEIYKIKTSLTNEALAFLEETVGYLNQYPINVFTHRDFHCRNLLRSPNSEYVLIDYQDARMGVPQYDLASILYDAYYPLPREFRTKILKYFEERNIDQTKKFKDTFYLQALQRSFKALGTYFRMVTDHKKDKFKPSIVSCLNQLEEIIQLGMFPDSLFIFVRSLRDELILHKDFKKL from the coding sequence GTGCATACTGGAATCAATGAAACTCAATTAGAATTTATCCATTCTCGTTATGGAAAAAATTGTAACATCACACCCCTACAAGAAGAAGCTTCTAGCAGAAGATACTTTCACATTTCTACAACCAAACACACCGAAGAAGTAGTTTGTATTGATGAAACAGTAAACGAAGAGTTTATTGTATTGAGTCAATTTTTAGCAGAAAATGGAATCCATGTTCCAAAAATTTTTGAAAAGAATGAAACGGTAGGCATCATTTGTATGTCTTTTGAAGGAAAGTTAGATTATAGTTCCTATAATTTAACTGAATACCAAAGCCACTTTACTAATTTAATTGAATTGATTTTAAAATTACAAACACTGAATCCACCTGGTTTCGTAAAAACAAGAAAGTTTGATACAGAGAAATTAAGTTTTGAAACAAACCTAACAATTGAAAAGTTTAATGCATTTAAAGAAATTTATAAAATCAAAACTTCCTTAACAAATGAGGCTCTGGCTTTTCTTGAAGAAACAGTGGGTTATTTAAATCAATACCCCATCAATGTTTTTACGCACCGAGATTTTCATTGTCGAAATCTTTTAAGATCACCAAATTCTGAATATGTTCTAATTGATTACCAAGATGCGCGTATGGGTGTACCTCAATATGATTTGGCATCGATTTTGTATGACGCCTATTATCCACTTCCAAGGGAATTTCGGACGAAGATACTCAAATACTTTGAAGAAAGAAATATTGACCAAACAAAAAAATTCAAAGATACATTTTATCTGCAAGCTCTACAGAGATCATTTAAAGCACTAGGCACCTATTTTAGAATGGTAACCGATCACAAAAAAGACAAATTCAAACCTTCGATTGTCTCTTGTTTAAACCAATTAGAAGAAATCATCCAATTAGGTATGTTTCCTGATTCACTTTTCATTTTTGTGAGAAGTTTAAGAGATGAGTTAATTTTACATAAGGATTTTAAGAAGTTATGA
- a CDS encoding nucleotidyltransferase family protein, which produces MNAFVLAAGFGKRMGSLTQNTPKPLLQIQSITLLDYALYLLHIWKIQKVWVNAHYLGEQILNHVKNFTGFPIEVSIEKDKILGTAGGIRTALPQDHFSEPILLINPDTLFFPNPEFTPKQNLATGIKIHLYLLPIPEGENYTQISIGKDGALEFGKGEFYYIGLSVIDPSCLSKLEKNQYYDLSDTFRECAKKGEITGEIFPGEVFDLGTKELWETYQSKDIFGSHLINIKSFLSRTNMT; this is translated from the coding sequence ATGAACGCATTTGTTCTTGCTGCTGGTTTTGGCAAACGGATGGGTTCTCTTACTCAAAATACTCCTAAACCACTTTTACAAATCCAATCGATCACCTTACTTGATTATGCACTATACTTATTACATATTTGGAAAATTCAAAAGGTATGGGTCAATGCACACTACTTAGGAGAACAAATTCTCAATCATGTAAAAAACTTCACTGGTTTTCCTATAGAAGTCTCAATAGAGAAAGATAAAATCTTAGGTACAGCAGGAGGAATTCGCACTGCTTTACCACAAGATCATTTTTCTGAACCAATTTTACTCATCAATCCTGATACTTTATTTTTTCCAAATCCTGAATTTACACCTAAACAAAACTTGGCGACCGGAATCAAAATTCATTTGTATTTATTACCAATTCCAGAGGGAGAAAATTATACACAAATTTCTATTGGGAAAGATGGCGCATTGGAGTTCGGGAAAGGTGAGTTTTATTATATAGGACTTTCTGTGATTGATCCTTCCTGTTTATCCAAATTGGAAAAAAATCAATATTATGATTTGTCAGATACATTCCGAGAATGTGCCAAAAAAGGTGAAATCACTGGAGAAATATTCCCCGGTGAAGTGTTTGATTTGGGTACGAAGGAACTATGGGAAACTTACCAATCCAAAGATATCTTTGGTTCCCACCTAATTAATATAAAATCATTCTTAAGTCGGACCAATATGACTTAA
- a CDS encoding glucose-6-phosphate isomerase produces the protein MSNLKISDRFVKPFLPQNHLEKELERAETARQTVLNRTGLGKEFLGWVNLPSQTNSEELQAIRKAAETIQSHSQYLVVVGIGGSYLGARAVIEALTPEFSHPETQKKTVKILYAGHHLDADYHFRLLAFLENKEFSVNVISKSGTTTEPAIAFRLLLSLLERKYGKENIKNRVFATTDKSKGALKHLADEYGFPTFVIPDDVGGRYSVFTPVGLLPIAAAGFSINKLIDGAKQMESNLKSTTSKESNLASLYAAMRNGLYGLGKTTEIFVSYQPTLNYLAEWWKQLFGESEGKNGKGIFPASVQFTTDLHSMGQYIQDGERKLMETVIKIETPKQDVYLTEKTDDNDGLNYLAGKKLSEVNQSAILGTLIAHKDGGVPCIEIILPTINEEVLGELIYFYEFACAISGYMLGVNPFDQPGVEDYKNNMFALLGKKGYEKRKEEILSHIGPT, from the coding sequence ATGTCGAATCTAAAAATTTCTGATCGTTTTGTGAAACCCTTCCTCCCGCAAAATCATCTGGAAAAAGAATTAGAAAGGGCAGAAACAGCTCGTCAGACTGTATTAAATCGAACTGGATTGGGGAAAGAATTTTTAGGTTGGGTAAACTTACCGAGCCAAACGAATTCAGAAGAATTACAGGCAATTCGAAAAGCTGCTGAAACCATCCAATCCCATTCGCAATACTTAGTCGTTGTTGGTATTGGTGGTAGTTATTTGGGTGCAAGAGCAGTCATCGAAGCACTCACTCCCGAGTTCAGTCATCCAGAAACACAGAAGAAAACGGTCAAAATCTTATACGCTGGGCATCATTTAGATGCAGATTATCATTTCCGTTTACTTGCTTTTTTAGAGAACAAAGAGTTTTCCGTGAATGTAATTTCCAAATCTGGAACAACAACTGAACCAGCAATCGCCTTCCGGTTGTTACTTTCATTGTTAGAGAGAAAATATGGAAAGGAAAACATTAAAAATCGAGTGTTCGCAACTACCGACAAATCAAAGGGTGCTCTCAAACATTTAGCCGATGAATATGGATTTCCGACCTTTGTCATTCCTGATGATGTAGGAGGAAGGTATTCAGTTTTTACGCCTGTCGGTTTACTTCCAATTGCCGCAGCTGGATTTAGCATCAACAAACTAATTGATGGTGCGAAACAGATGGAATCGAATCTAAAATCAACAACATCCAAGGAAAGTAATTTAGCGAGTTTATATGCTGCAATGCGAAATGGTTTATATGGATTAGGAAAAACAACCGAGATTTTTGTTTCGTATCAACCAACATTGAATTATTTGGCAGAGTGGTGGAAACAGTTGTTTGGTGAAAGCGAAGGAAAAAATGGAAAAGGTATATTTCCAGCTTCAGTTCAATTCACAACTGATTTACATTCTATGGGTCAATACATCCAAGACGGTGAAAGAAAATTAATGGAAACTGTCATAAAGATTGAAACTCCCAAACAAGATGTTTATCTCACAGAAAAAACAGATGATAACGATGGGCTAAATTATTTAGCCGGGAAAAAACTTTCTGAAGTGAATCAGAGTGCAATCTTAGGAACTCTGATTGCACATAAAGATGGGGGAGTGCCTTGTATTGAAATCATATTGCCCACTATCAACGAAGAAGTTTTGGGTGAACTTATTTATTTTTATGAATTTGCATGTGCAATTTCTGGCTATATGTTAGGTGTAAATCCATTCGATCAACCTGGAGTGGAAGATTATAAAAACAATATGTTTGCTCTACTCGGAAAAAAAGGGTATGAAAAACGGAAAGAGGAAATTTTAAGTCATATTGGTCCGACTTAA
- the galK gene encoding galactokinase, which translates to MDSLRSKENLNQFERIFGKTNTNPRLFEAPARINIIGEHVDYLGGIVLPAAIDFSVQVFLRPNESNQFQFHSITYNETITIKRPFLSNQNAPWTDYITGVIVELEAEGHSIPGFDLLVDGNIPQGSGLSSSAALEVVTGFAISESFGLGIKREKIAIIGQKAENNFVGTKCGIMDQFIIAVGKQNDCISLNTDNLNYSYHHFELGEHEFYLINSNVKHNLKDSAYNRRRLECESALQKIQTKFPNFKQLYDVTLTDSELKNCDLTPDELKRTSHVISERERTNQVIQGLESNQFLSVGSALYEAHESLSKNFEVSCEETDFIVSQLKNLGVMGARMIGGGFGGCVLVLDKKERFAKINEEMKKSYQQKFNLALDFYKFQISDGVKEISI; encoded by the coding sequence GTGGATTCATTGAGAAGTAAAGAAAATTTGAATCAATTTGAACGTATATTTGGAAAAACAAATACAAATCCGCGTTTGTTTGAAGCCCCCGCAAGGATCAATATCATTGGGGAACATGTTGATTACCTAGGTGGAATCGTTCTACCAGCAGCCATTGATTTTTCGGTCCAAGTATTTTTACGTCCAAATGAATCGAACCAGTTTCAATTTCATTCTATCACTTATAATGAAACGATTACCATCAAAAGACCTTTTTTATCCAATCAGAATGCACCATGGACTGATTATATTACAGGAGTGATTGTTGAGTTGGAAGCCGAAGGACATTCCATTCCAGGTTTTGATTTATTGGTTGATGGAAATATCCCGCAAGGGTCGGGACTTTCATCTTCAGCTGCTTTAGAAGTGGTAACAGGTTTTGCGATTTCAGAATCCTTTGGATTGGGAATCAAAAGAGAAAAAATCGCAATCATCGGACAAAAAGCTGAAAACAATTTTGTAGGCACCAAGTGCGGTATCATGGACCAATTCATCATTGCCGTGGGAAAACAAAATGATTGTATTTCCTTAAACACTGATAATCTAAATTATTCTTATCATCATTTTGAATTAGGTGAACATGAATTTTATCTGATCAATTCCAATGTAAAACATAACTTAAAAGACAGTGCATACAACCGAAGACGGTTAGAATGTGAATCGGCTTTGCAAAAAATTCAAACAAAGTTCCCAAATTTTAAACAATTGTATGATGTTACCTTAACAGATTCGGAATTAAAAAATTGTGACCTTACTCCAGATGAACTCAAACGAACAAGTCATGTCATTTCAGAACGAGAAAGAACAAATCAAGTCATCCAAGGATTGGAATCGAACCAATTTTTATCGGTGGGATCTGCGTTGTATGAAGCACACGAATCCTTATCTAAAAATTTTGAAGTCTCTTGTGAAGAAACTGACTTCATTGTATCCCAACTTAAAAATTTAGGAGTCATGGGCGCAAGGATGATTGGTGGAGGATTTGGCGGATGCGTACTCGTACTAGACAAAAAGGAACGTTTTGCCAAAATAAACGAAGAAATGAAAAAAAGTTATCAACAAAAATTTAACCTTGCGTTAGACTTCTACAAGTTTCAAATCTCGGATGGAGTGAAGGAAATTTCCATATGA
- a CDS encoding STAS domain-containing protein has protein sequence MIDNWDDYTVESGDFKMEVLQQKFVPLPDSAVYFELSGEINLYNSQVMKENLEILISKGINHIFLNFELVSYIDSSGLGVCLGIHSRLVKQKGYIRIVSPSEKVRYVLELTKLKSLLQIFPTLEQAVAQV, from the coding sequence ATGATTGATAATTGGGATGATTATACCGTAGAAAGTGGTGATTTCAAAATGGAAGTCCTACAACAAAAATTTGTCCCACTCCCAGACTCTGCCGTTTATTTTGAGTTATCTGGAGAAATAAATTTATACAATTCCCAAGTCATGAAAGAAAATCTAGAAATTCTCATTTCAAAAGGAATCAATCATATCTTTTTGAATTTTGAACTAGTTAGTTATATTGATAGTTCTGGCTTAGGTGTTTGTTTAGGAATTCATTCAAGACTCGTAAAACAAAAAGGATACATTCGCATCGTATCGCCATCTGAAAAGGTTCGGTATGTTTTAGAACTTACTAAATTAAAAAGCCTGCTCCAAATTTTTCCCACATTGGAGCAAGCTGTTGCACAAGTTTAG
- the mtnP gene encoding S-methyl-5'-thioadenosine phosphorylase → MTNVVKIGVIGGTGLYSIDGMEILKEIHPDTPWGKPSDTITIGRFKGKEIAFLPRHGKGHFLNPSEVPARANIAALKQLGVEEIIAFSSVGSLRQEIAPRDFVIPSQIIDRTKARHATFFENGMVAHAPFADPFSSGLAKKVEEAAKQINLPIHTNKTLICMEGPLFSTRAESHMYRSWGADIINMTVLPEAKLAREAEILYQMVCMSTDYDCWKEDEAHVTLEMVLANLSTNAETAKKLLSTLIDHLGKSDDTSLVGSTKFSLVTAPEKRNPEQIKKLKFLFPSYF, encoded by the coding sequence ATGACAAATGTAGTAAAAATCGGGGTAATTGGTGGAACAGGACTCTATTCAATCGATGGAATGGAAATTCTTAAGGAAATTCATCCTGATACACCGTGGGGAAAACCTTCAGATACAATTACAATAGGTCGTTTTAAAGGAAAGGAAATTGCCTTTTTACCAAGACATGGGAAAGGTCATTTTTTAAATCCAAGTGAAGTTCCCGCGCGCGCAAACATTGCCGCATTAAAACAGTTAGGTGTCGAGGAAATTATTGCATTTAGTTCAGTAGGGAGTTTGAGACAGGAAATCGCTCCAAGAGATTTTGTAATCCCTTCCCAGATCATAGACAGAACAAAAGCAAGGCATGCAACTTTTTTTGAAAATGGTATGGTCGCCCATGCTCCTTTTGCTGATCCGTTTTCATCTGGGCTTGCAAAAAAAGTAGAAGAAGCAGCAAAACAGATTAATCTTCCAATTCATACAAACAAAACATTAATCTGTATGGAAGGACCTTTATTTTCAACTCGTGCAGAATCTCATATGTATCGATCTTGGGGTGCTGACATCATTAACATGACGGTATTACCTGAAGCAAAATTAGCGAGAGAAGCAGAGATACTTTACCAAATGGTTTGTATGTCTACTGACTATGATTGTTGGAAAGAAGATGAAGCACATGTAACATTGGAAATGGTTCTTGCGAATCTTAGTACCAACGCGGAAACTGCAAAAAAATTATTATCTACTTTGATCGACCATTTAGGTAAGTCGGATGATACTAGCTTGGTGGGAAGTACAAAGTTTTCTTTGGTTACTGCTCCAGAAAAACGAAATCCGGAACAGATTAAAAAATTAAAATTTTTGTTTCCAAGTTACTTCTAA
- a CDS encoding DUF4139 domain-containing protein, producing the protein MKSKIVTITSLTFLLFTTTTITSDSAFDLSTESDRKSVSVTIYNGGIGLVRETRVLNLSKGIKTLRFEDVPSQIIPQTVRVKGEDPKKLTVFEQNYEYDLISPERLMDKYIGKEVTLYQDGKEKTTSVKAKLIANNGSPVYQIGNEVSLGYNGRVTVPTIPENLFAKPTLVWKLKNESEKEQSVEVSYQTNGLGWSADYILVLDKEENECGLNSWVTLNNNSGAEFKNAVLQLVAGKVNLISNRPAYTPQPRYVKKTMAKEYDEMADSAPEFNQENLSEYYLYTLDQPTTIGYNQTKQVQLFQSEGIEIKKYFVFENLPMYEGNEKNFNNATIKYIFKNAKKNNLGRPLPQGTIRVFKADSKGRQQLLGEDTIDHTPENEDVKIKTGQAFDVVANGKRLSYEVFKLSRGDKSSYSVEIRNRKKEAIEIRFYASLWGDWTISKSSHKFIKESSTKSYSDVPLKAGETVTLDYTVETKY; encoded by the coding sequence ATGAAATCCAAAATCGTAACCATCACAAGTCTTACATTTCTATTATTTACCACAACCACCATCACCTCTGACAGTGCCTTTGATTTATCAACTGAATCTGATCGTAAGTCGGTGAGTGTAACCATTTATAATGGTGGGATCGGACTGGTAAGAGAAACAAGAGTTCTCAATCTTTCAAAAGGAATCAAAACATTACGATTCGAAGATGTGCCTTCCCAAATCATTCCACAAACTGTGAGAGTGAAAGGCGAAGATCCAAAAAAACTGACTGTCTTCGAACAAAACTATGAATATGATTTAATTTCCCCAGAAAGACTCATGGACAAATACATTGGAAAAGAGGTGACTCTTTACCAAGATGGAAAAGAAAAAACTACTTCTGTGAAGGCCAAACTCATTGCCAATAATGGGAGTCCGGTTTACCAAATCGGCAATGAAGTCTCTTTGGGATACAATGGCCGTGTCACTGTTCCAACCATTCCAGAAAACTTATTCGCTAAACCAACGTTAGTCTGGAAACTAAAAAATGAATCCGAAAAAGAACAATCAGTAGAAGTTTCCTATCAAACCAATGGACTTGGTTGGTCAGCGGACTACATTCTTGTTTTAGACAAAGAAGAAAATGAATGTGGACTTAATTCTTGGGTCACTCTCAATAATAACTCTGGTGCTGAATTTAAAAATGCAGTACTCCAACTAGTGGCAGGCAAAGTTAATTTAATTTCGAATAGACCAGCCTACACACCACAACCACGTTATGTAAAAAAAACAATGGCAAAAGAATATGATGAAATGGCTGATTCTGCTCCTGAATTTAACCAAGAAAATCTTTCTGAATACTATCTCTACACTCTAGACCAACCTACAACAATAGGATACAACCAAACCAAACAGGTTCAACTTTTCCAATCAGAAGGAATTGAAATCAAAAAGTATTTTGTTTTCGAAAATCTTCCTATGTATGAAGGAAATGAAAAAAATTTCAATAATGCAACGATTAAGTACATTTTTAAAAATGCTAAAAAAAATAACTTAGGAAGACCACTCCCACAAGGAACCATTCGTGTTTTTAAAGCTGATTCCAAAGGAAGACAACAATTACTTGGAGAAGACACAATTGACCATACACCTGAAAACGAAGATGTAAAAATCAAAACTGGCCAAGCATTTGATGTTGTTGCGAACGGAAAACGTCTTTCCTATGAAGTGTTCAAACTTTCTAGAGGGGATAAATCTTCTTATTCGGTTGAAATTCGAAATAGAAAAAAAGAAGCGATTGAAATTCGATTTTATGCAAGTTTATGGGGAGATTGGACCATTTCAAAATCTTCTCACAAATTCATAAAAGAATCCTCTACAAAATCCTATTCTGATGTACCACTCAAAGCAGGTGAAACAGTGACTTTGGATTATACTGTTGAGACAAAATACTAA
- a CDS encoding phytoene desaturase family protein, whose amino-acid sequence METKFDVIIIGSGIGGLTAASILSQVANKKVLVLERHFKLGGFTHTFKRLGKFEWDVGIHYIGDLAEGSMLRTLFDSVTKRGVQWKKMEEPFEVFDYPNFSFPVYGEKERFRNDLKSKFPKEEKAIDQYFKDVETFTQWFGRHFTLKALPAFFEKAAKLLGLDHIKTPYITTKEYMDSHFQDENLRSLLCSQWGDYGLPPKDSSFAIHSMIVAHYFNGGYFPIGGSSKIVDSIEPIVEKNGGAMKILHTVKEIILDGDKAIGVKVDVQKGKTITEQSFFADEIISDAGAYTTYKKLLPKQYSEAFVSPLESLSTQGTTSITLYIGFKESPTKLGFHGENHWIFPTVDHDESYAKRNNLIHGKPPMMYLSFPSLKNPEAEGHTAEAISFADYTNFAKWKGEPWKKRGEDYNELKGTITEGMLAFLEERFPGFRDLIEFTELSTPITTEYFTGHKEGSIYGLSCTPERFRQEWLGVRTTVKNLYLTGADACSPGVAGALMGGVAASSVVLGLSGTLRLMKELFQKSQETD is encoded by the coding sequence ATGGAAACTAAATTCGATGTCATCATCATTGGATCTGGAATCGGCGGGTTAACCGCTGCTTCCATTTTGTCACAGGTCGCAAATAAAAAAGTTTTAGTCCTCGAACGTCATTTTAAGTTAGGTGGTTTTACGCATACCTTCAAACGATTAGGGAAGTTCGAATGGGATGTGGGAATCCATTACATTGGTGATTTGGCGGAAGGTTCTATGTTAAGAACCCTTTTTGACTCAGTCACAAAACGTGGAGTCCAATGGAAAAAAATGGAAGAACCTTTTGAGGTCTTTGACTACCCAAACTTCAGTTTTCCCGTGTACGGTGAAAAAGAAAGGTTTCGGAATGATCTCAAATCCAAATTCCCCAAAGAAGAAAAGGCAATCGACCAATACTTCAAGGATGTAGAAACCTTTACACAATGGTTTGGTAGGCACTTCACTCTCAAGGCTTTACCTGCTTTTTTTGAAAAGGCAGCCAAGTTACTTGGTTTGGATCATATCAAAACTCCTTACATCACAACGAAAGAATACATGGACTCTCATTTCCAAGATGAGAACCTGAGATCTCTACTCTGTTCCCAGTGGGGTGATTATGGCCTTCCCCCCAAAGATTCTTCTTTTGCCATCCATTCTATGATAGTGGCTCATTACTTCAATGGAGGATATTTTCCGATCGGTGGATCTTCCAAAATTGTAGATTCGATTGAACCCATTGTCGAAAAAAACGGTGGTGCGATGAAAATCCTCCACACTGTAAAAGAAATCATTTTGGATGGTGACAAAGCAATTGGAGTGAAGGTGGATGTACAAAAAGGTAAAACCATCACCGAACAAAGTTTTTTTGCTGATGAAATCATTTCGGATGCAGGTGCTTATACCACTTACAAAAAACTTTTACCAAAACAATATTCCGAGGCATTTGTATCACCTTTAGAATCTTTGAGTACCCAAGGTACTACATCCATTACGCTCTATATTGGTTTTAAGGAATCTCCGACAAAACTCGGATTTCATGGAGAGAACCATTGGATCTTTCCAACTGTGGATCATGACGAAAGTTATGCGAAACGAAATAATTTAATTCATGGAAAACCACCGATGATGTATTTATCATTTCCTTCGTTAAAAAATCCAGAAGCAGAGGGCCACACAGCCGAAGCGATTAGTTTTGCTGATTATACAAACTTCGCAAAATGGAAAGGAGAACCCTGGAAAAAACGAGGAGAAGACTACAACGAATTAAAGGGTACCATTACAGAAGGTATGTTGGCGTTTTTGGAAGAACGGTTTCCTGGTTTCCGGGACTTGATAGAATTTACGGAACTATCCACTCCCATCACAACGGAATACTTTACGGGCCACAAAGAAGGTTCCATTTATGGACTTTCCTGTACACCAGAACGCTTTCGCCAAGAATGGTTAGGAGTAAGGACAACTGTCAAAAACCTTTACTTAACAGGTGCAGATGCTTGTTCGCCAGGAGTGGCGGGTGCCCTTATGGGTGGTGTAGCAGCTTCGTCTGTAGTACTTGGTCTATCGGGCACTCTAAGGCTCATGAAGGAACTTTTCCAAAAGAGCCAAGAAACCGATTGA
- a CDS encoding MarR family winged helix-turn-helix transcriptional regulator: MGTKFKGSKKEVQALDAFIKLKRASESLSSRLISEFTKWNISESQFGVLETLYHLGPLCQKDLGDKILKSTGNITLVIDNLEKRNLVERVRGVEDRRFISVHLTGEGKKLIEQIFPDHVKRITTEFAVLSPEEQDVLGKICKKLGKKNETCPK; encoded by the coding sequence ATGGGAACAAAATTCAAAGGCTCTAAAAAGGAAGTACAAGCACTCGATGCGTTTATCAAATTAAAACGTGCGTCCGAATCCTTGTCTTCCAGACTCATATCTGAATTCACCAAATGGAATATATCGGAAAGCCAATTTGGAGTTTTAGAGACTTTGTACCATTTAGGTCCCCTTTGCCAAAAAGACTTGGGGGATAAAATCCTGAAAAGTACGGGTAACATCACTCTTGTCATCGATAACTTAGAAAAAAGAAATTTGGTGGAACGAGTCCGTGGAGTGGAGGACAGAAGGTTTATTTCTGTCCACTTAACTGGTGAAGGAAAAAAACTAATCGAACAAATTTTCCCTGACCACGTAAAACGGATCACTACCGAATTTGCAGTGCTTTCTCCAGAAGAACAAGACGTCCTTGGTAAAATCTGCAAAAAACTCGGTAAAAAAAACGAGACTTGTCCAAAATAG
- a CDS encoding formylglycine-generating enzyme family protein translates to MKKLLMILFVLGFFFTPLVSEEETSEESPFATTKKKVQLWKGEVTGVYKNRLWIKVRIYRNQKISKYSVSELKALFAETKEFPVYQKLTQIKQGLLIVRDTIWEEKNISKNNQFIEVVLVGDYKPDLKSKMKEITTDAYIASYVEEDFFTEPDAFFKGRYTSPRKTVFHPKDRKEMVLVSRGLFLYGQGTDPSSDSFNPYFLEPKASSLKEIPSFYIDKYEVTNAEYDFFLKQTNTKSPPHWISGRYPEGEGDHPVVHLTYREVERYAAWAGKRIPTEWEWEKAARGPGVVEYTNRDETLGYQITATKYPFGDEYDTLYCNTRESKIGKTQSVYELSTEGASPYGALGMCGNAAEWTSSDYQLYPGHHIKNFSFGKIYKVVRGGSYSDSAKNATASARSYGGIPNLSEDRRAGFRLVMDYRD, encoded by the coding sequence ATGAAAAAATTACTAATGATTCTATTCGTATTGGGGTTTTTCTTCACACCCCTTGTTTCAGAAGAGGAAACGTCGGAAGAATCACCATTCGCAACGACAAAAAAGAAAGTCCAACTTTGGAAAGGTGAAGTGACCGGCGTTTATAAAAATAGACTTTGGATCAAAGTACGCATTTATCGAAACCAAAAGATTTCAAAGTATTCAGTTTCAGAATTAAAAGCACTTTTTGCGGAAACCAAAGAGTTCCCAGTCTACCAAAAACTCACACAAATCAAACAAGGTTTGCTCATTGTAAGAGATACCATTTGGGAAGAAAAAAATATCAGTAAAAACAATCAATTTATCGAAGTTGTGTTAGTTGGTGATTATAAACCAGATCTTAAATCAAAAATGAAAGAAATCACAACCGATGCTTATATCGCAAGTTATGTGGAAGAAGATTTTTTTACAGAACCAGATGCTTTTTTTAAAGGAAGGTATACCTCACCTCGAAAAACTGTTTTTCATCCGAAAGATCGTAAGGAAATGGTTTTGGTTTCCAGAGGTTTGTTTTTATACGGACAAGGGACAGACCCTTCCTCTGATAGTTTTAACCCTTACTTTTTAGAACCAAAAGCTTCTAGTTTGAAAGAGATTCCCTCTTTTTATATTGATAAGTATGAAGTTACTAATGCTGAATACGATTTCTTCTTAAAACAAACGAATACCAAATCACCTCCACACTGGATTTCCGGAAGGTATCCTGAGGGAGAAGGAGATCATCCTGTAGTTCACCTCACCTACCGTGAGGTGGAAAGGTATGCGGCATGGGCAGGAAAACGAATCCCAACAGAATGGGAATGGGAGAAGGCTGCACGCGGACCTGGGGTTGTAGAATACACAAACCGGGATGAAACGTTAGGTTACCAAATCACTGCCACCAAATATCCATTTGGTGATGAATATGATACTTTGTATTGTAATACGAGAGAATCAAAAATTGGAAAAACTCAATCTGTATACGAACTTTCTACAGAAGGGGCAAGTCCTTACGGGGCACTTGGAATGTGTGGGAATGCGGCAGAGTGGACATCGAGTGATTACCAACTGTACCCAGGCCATCATATTAAAAACTTTTCGTTTGGAAAAATTTACAAAGTTGTAAGAGGTGGATCTTACTCAGATTCTGCCAAAAATGCGACGGCAAGTGCAAGATCCTATGGTGGGATTCCTAACCTAAGCGAAGATAGGCGAGCAGGATTTCGATTGGTGATGGATTATCGCGACTAA